A window of Rhododendron vialii isolate Sample 1 chromosome 11a, ASM3025357v1 contains these coding sequences:
- the LOC131307888 gene encoding dolichyl-diphosphooligosaccharide--protein glycosyltransferase 48 kDa subunit, which yields MARLSLIVLITIIPFILTLCSSFSPENPTDRRILVLLDDLALQSSHSLYFSSLQSRGYALDFKLADDSKIGLQRYGQYLYDGLILFCPSIDRFGGSIDSAAIVDFVDSGHDLIIAVDNSASERIREIATECGVDFDDDQAAMVIDHTSYAVSDTEGDHTLIASDDFVQSKVLLGSTKIEAPVLFQGMGHSLNPANSLVLKALSASSSAYSANPKTKLSNPPSLTGSAISLVSVVQARNNARVLIAGSLSMFSNRFFRSGVQKAGSSIKHAKSGNEQFLTELSKWVFHERGHLKAVNVRHHKVGETDEPAMYRINDDLEYAVEIYEWSGKSWEPYVANDVQVQFYMMSPYVLKTLSTDQKGLYFTAFKVPDVYGVFQFKVEYQQLGYTSLSLSKQIPVRPFRHNEYERFLTAAFPYYGASFSMMAGFFIFTFAYLYNK from the exons ATGGCTCGACTCTCACTGATCGTACTCATCACAATAATCCCCTTCATATTAACCCTCTGCAGCTCTTTCTCTCCCGAAAACCCCACCGACCGTCGGATTCTAGTCTTGCTCGACGACCTCGCCCTCCAATCCTCCCACTCCCTCTACTTCAGCTCCCTCCAGTCTCGCGGCTACGCCCTCGACTTCAAACTCGCCGACGATTCCAAGATCGGATTGCAGCGTTACGGCCAGTACTTGTACGACGGCTTGATCCTCTTCTGCCCCTCCATTGACC GTTTCGGAGGGTCCATTGATTCGGCAGCCATTGTGGATTTCGTTGATTCGGGTCATGACTTGATTATTGCAGTTGATAATTCTGCCTCTGAACGAATTCGAGAGATTGCTACAGAGTGCGGtgttgattttgatgat GATCAGGCGGCTATGGTTATTGATCACACCAGCTATGCAGTTTCAGACACGGAAGGTGATCATACGTTGATTGCGAGCGATGATTTCGTTCAGTCTAAGGTGCTTTTGGGAAGCACGAAAATTGAG GCTCCTGTACTCTTTCAGGGAATGGGTCATTCATTGAATCCTGCCAATAGCTTG GTGTTGAAAGCTCTTTCAGCGTCCTCGTCAGCATATTCTGCTAATCCCAAAACCAAGTTATCAAATCCTCCCTCCCTCACTGGATCTGCAATTTCTTTGGTCTCAGTTGTGCAG GCAAGAAACAATGCCCGAGTGCTGATCGCTGGCTCATTAAGCATGTTTAGCAATCG ATTCTTCAGATCTGGGGTGCAGAAGGCAGGGAGCTCAATCAA ACATGCAAAATCTGGTAATGAGCAGTTTTTGACGGAACTTAGCAAGTGGGTTTTTCATGAAAGAGGTCATCTCAAG GCTGTGAATGTTAGACACCACAAAGTTGGGGAAACTGATGAACCTGCCATGTACCGAATCAATGACGACCTG GAATACGCTGTTGAAATTTATGAGTGGTCTGGCAAGAGCTGGGAACCATATGTGGCCAATGATGTTCAAGTGCAGTTTTACATGATGAGCCCCTatgttttgaaaacattatcAACTGATCAGAAG GGCCTCTATTTTACTGCTTTCAAGGTTCCAGATGTTTATGGTGTATTCCAGTTCAAGGTAGAGTACCAGCAGCTTGGATACACAAGCTTGTCCCTATCAAagcag ATTCCTGTTAGACCCTTCAGACACAATGAATATGAAAGATTCCTAACAGCAGCTTTCCCGTATTACGGAGCTTCTTTCTCCATG ATGGCAGGTTTCTTTATCTTCACATTTGCGTACTTGTACAACAAGTAG